A DNA window from Methylobacterium sp. NMS14P contains the following coding sequences:
- a CDS encoding SDR family NAD(P)-dependent oxidoreductase, with product MAQRFQLAGAVALITGAASGIGAALAEGLAAKGCNLLLVDRDETGLAAVAAKIRGVPMETRVLDLTDAEGIRALPGWVAERSGHLDLLINNAGVALGGRFDVTHLDDFEWLLDINLRAVVRMCHAFLPMLRARPAAQIVNLSSLFGLIAPPGQVAYCTSKFGVRGFSEALRHEYAGTGLGVTVVHPGGVATAISRNARGRRPPTDPEAAKRAAVEDEEAREAFGKLLTLAPADAAAAIIRGIEARAPRIVVGKDAKNAALIQRLMPVGYWKTIVRLSGGTL from the coding sequence TTGGCACAGCGGTTCCAACTCGCGGGCGCGGTGGCCCTGATCACCGGCGCGGCGAGCGGCATCGGCGCGGCGCTGGCCGAGGGCCTCGCCGCGAAGGGCTGCAACCTCCTCCTCGTGGACCGGGACGAGACCGGCCTCGCGGCCGTCGCCGCGAAGATCCGTGGCGTCCCGATGGAGACGCGCGTCCTCGACCTGACCGACGCCGAGGGCATCCGCGCGCTGCCCGGCTGGGTCGCGGAGCGGTCCGGGCATCTCGACCTCCTGATCAACAATGCGGGCGTCGCCCTCGGCGGCCGGTTCGACGTGACGCATCTCGACGATTTCGAGTGGCTGCTCGACATCAACCTGCGCGCCGTCGTGCGGATGTGCCACGCCTTCCTGCCGATGCTGCGGGCCCGGCCTGCGGCGCAGATCGTCAACCTGTCGAGCCTGTTCGGCCTGATCGCGCCGCCGGGCCAGGTCGCCTACTGCACCAGCAAGTTCGGGGTGCGCGGCTTCTCGGAGGCCCTGCGGCACGAGTATGCCGGCACCGGCCTCGGGGTGACGGTGGTCCATCCGGGCGGCGTCGCCACCGCCATCTCCCGCAACGCCCGCGGCCGGCGCCCGCCGACCGACCCGGAGGCGGCGAAGCGCGCGGCCGTGGAGGACGAGGAGGCGCGGGAGGCGTTCGGCAAGCTCCTGACCCTGGCGCCGGCCGACGCGGCCGCCGCCATCATCCGCGGCATCGAGGCCCGGGCGCCCCGGATCGTCGTCGGCAAGGACGCGAAGAACGCCGCGCTGATCCAGCGGCTGATGCCGGTGGGCTACTGGAAGACGATCGTGCGCCTGTCCGGCGGGACGCTCTGA
- a CDS encoding alpha/beta hydrolase: MASLRAYLGAYMVRSRVRGPLSRARDAAAFRRIFEAPTFPDPKGVTYEPGIVGGVKGEWVRPKAGPGRRMLYIHGGGFIACSPRTHRPVTGALANRGFTIFAPDYRLAPEHPFPAAVDDVTAVWAAFSAEGAACVAGESAGGNLALVLMGQARARGLPMPWAAALFSPATDFVSEDGSRVTNAWRDAMFDPQALAAIRPMYLGAAADPADPRVSPLYGDPTGFPPLLFHVGAREVLRDDSVRMAERARAAGVETELKLFPVVSHAWQFAAGVLPEAQTSLDDAAAFLTAHAPHAPSGSPLR; encoded by the coding sequence ATGGCGAGCCTGCGCGCGTATCTCGGGGCCTACATGGTCCGCAGCCGGGTCCGCGGCCCCCTGTCCCGGGCGCGGGACGCGGCCGCGTTCCGCCGGATCTTCGAAGCGCCGACCTTCCCCGACCCCAAGGGCGTCACCTACGAGCCGGGCATCGTCGGCGGCGTGAAGGGCGAGTGGGTCCGGCCGAAGGCGGGCCCCGGCCGGCGGATGCTCTACATCCACGGCGGCGGCTTCATCGCGTGCTCGCCCCGTACGCACCGTCCCGTCACCGGCGCGCTGGCGAACCGGGGCTTCACGATCTTCGCGCCCGATTACCGCCTCGCCCCCGAGCACCCGTTCCCCGCAGCGGTCGACGACGTGACCGCCGTCTGGGCGGCGTTCAGCGCCGAGGGCGCCGCCTGCGTGGCGGGCGAGTCGGCCGGCGGCAACCTCGCCCTCGTGCTGATGGGCCAGGCCCGCGCGCGGGGCCTGCCGATGCCCTGGGCGGCGGCCCTGTTCTCGCCGGCCACGGACTTCGTCTCCGAGGACGGCTCGCGGGTGACCAATGCGTGGCGCGACGCCATGTTCGACCCGCAGGCGCTCGCGGCGATCCGGCCGATGTACCTGGGCGCCGCCGCCGATCCCGCCGATCCGCGGGTCTCACCGCTCTACGGAGACCCGACCGGCTTCCCGCCGCTGCTGTTCCACGTCGGCGCCCGCGAGGTCCTGCGCGACGATTCCGTGCGCATGGCCGAGCGGGCCCGCGCGGCCGGCGTCGAGACCGAGCTCAAGCTCTTCCCGGTCGTGTCCCACGCCTGGCAGTTCGCCGCCGGCGTGCTGCCGGAGGCGCAGACCTCCCTCGACGACGCCGCGGCCTTCCTGACGGCGCACGCGCCCCACGCCCCCTCCGGGAGCCCCCTGCGATGA